In Cyclopterus lumpus isolate fCycLum1 chromosome 9, fCycLum1.pri, whole genome shotgun sequence, a single genomic region encodes these proteins:
- the atad1a gene encoding ATPase family AAA domain-containing protein 1-A: MLLKDLPREALMRPLSRNEVVGMLLRLTIFGAATYYSIKWVLDAMDPTSKQKSRAKKRAEQLMKRIGVEGVKLTEYEMNIASQLVDPQTMKVTWRDIAGLDEVVNELQDTVILPFQKRHLLAGSKLFQPPKGVLLFGPPGCGKTMIAKATAKASGCKFINLQPSTLTDMWYGESQKLTSAVFSLAVKLQPCIIFIDEIDSFLRNRSSMDHEATAMMKAQFMSLWDGLDTSSTTQVMVMGATNRPQDVDPAILRRMPTTFYVGLPKSRQRQDILRLILTGESLSNAINLKEIAEKTDGYSGSDLRELCRDAAMYRVRDYVRKEQMRQIAQQLQDSQEEERPVDEERLRPVTQLDLLFGLDKMKESKQATAFMLPIVSEVPLD, encoded by the exons ATGCTGCTTAAAGATCTTCCCAGAGAGGCTCTGATGCGGCCTCTGTCCAGGAATGAGGTGGTGGGCATGTTGTTGAGGTTGACCATCTTTGGTGCAGCGACCTACTACAGCATCAAATGGGTTTTAGACGCTATGGATCCTACCTCGAAACAGAAAAGCCGAGCTAAGAAAAGG GCAGAACAACTGATGAAGAGGATTGGTGTTGAGGGCGTTAAGCTAACGGAGTATGAGATGAACATTGCATCACAACTAGTTGATCCCCAAACTATGAAG GTGACCTGGAGAGATATAGCCGGTCTGGATGAGGTTGTGAATGAGCTGCAAGACACAGTCATCCTGCCCTTTCAGAAAAGACACCTTTTAGCAGGATCCAAACTCTTTCAGCCTCCCAAAG gtgttttattgtttggtcCTCCGGGATGTGGGAAGACCATGATCGCCAAGGCAACAGCCAAAGCCTCAGGCTGCAAGTTTATTAACCTCCAGCCCTCCACACTGACAGACATGTGGTACGGCGAATCACAGAAGCTGACTTCGGCTGTCTTCTCATTGGCAGTAAAACTCCAGCCCTGTATCATCTTCATTGATGAGATTG ACTCATTTCTGAGGAACCGTTCCAGCATGGACCATGAGGCCACAGCCATGATGAAGGCTCAGTTCATGAGCCTGTGGGATGGCCTGGATACTTCGTCAACCACCCAG GTGATGGTAATGGGAGCTACAAACAGGCCACAGGATGTGGATCCAGCCATTTTGCGCAGGATGCCCACCACTTTTTATGTTGGCCTACCA AAGTCAAGACAAAGACAGGACATCCTGAGGCTGATTTTAACAGGAGAAAGC CTGAGCAATGCCATTAATCTGAAAGAGATCGCGGAGAAGACAGACGGTTACTCTGGCAGTGACCTCCGGGAGCTTTGCCGCGATGCTGCCATGTACAGAGTCCGGGACTATGTCCGAAAGGAGCAAATGAGGCAGATCGctcagcagctgcaggacagCCAGGAGGAGGAAAG ACCTGTGGATGAGGAAAGGTTGCGGCCGGTCACCCAGCTGGACCTCCTTTTCGGCCTGGACAAGATGAAGGAATCTAAGCAGGCCACAGCCTTCATGTTACCCATTGTGTCAGAGGTACCCCTGGACTAA